In the Streptomyces sp. cg36 genome, one interval contains:
- a CDS encoding lactonase family protein produces the protein MTETSTGRAFIGSYTTAGGHGVTAVAVDAETGALTPLGATDALDNPSFLALSADGAVLYAVGESAHGTAAAFDVRGPVPALLAKPVPVDGAAPTHLALAGGHLVTANYTSGSLTALPVRPDGALGPAAHLLQHHGSGPHPDRQRGPHAHQVLPDPSGRWLVSVDLGTDSVRVCALDPATGALRLHRETALRPGTGPRHLAFHPDGRHAYVLNELAPTLVVCRWDAASGTLEPLGETPVAHEGGPEPCYPSEVVVAPDGRFLWVANRGPDTIATLALDPDGGRAALVAAVDCGGHWPRHLTLDPTGRRLYAANERSGDVTWFDVYEESGIPRRAGSLEAPAASCVLFG, from the coding sequence GTGACCGAGACCAGCACCGGGCGGGCATTCATCGGGTCGTACACCACAGCGGGGGGACACGGCGTCACCGCCGTCGCCGTGGACGCGGAGACGGGCGCACTGACCCCGCTCGGCGCCACCGACGCCCTCGACAACCCCTCGTTCCTGGCGCTGTCGGCCGACGGGGCCGTGCTGTACGCGGTCGGCGAGAGCGCACACGGCACCGCCGCCGCCTTCGACGTGCGCGGGCCGGTCCCGGCCCTCCTCGCCAAGCCCGTACCGGTCGACGGCGCCGCCCCGACCCATCTCGCCCTCGCCGGGGGCCACCTGGTCACCGCCAACTACACCTCGGGCAGCCTGACCGCCCTGCCGGTGCGCCCCGACGGCGCCCTGGGCCCGGCCGCGCACCTGCTCCAGCACCACGGCTCGGGCCCCCACCCCGACCGCCAGCGCGGCCCGCACGCCCACCAGGTGCTGCCCGACCCCAGCGGACGGTGGCTGGTCAGTGTCGACCTCGGCACCGACTCCGTACGCGTCTGCGCGCTCGACCCCGCCACCGGCGCCCTGCGCCTCCACCGGGAGACGGCCCTGCGCCCCGGCACCGGCCCCCGCCACCTGGCCTTCCACCCCGACGGGCGGCACGCCTACGTCCTCAACGAGCTCGCGCCGACCCTCGTCGTCTGCCGCTGGGACGCGGCCTCCGGGACCCTCGAACCGCTCGGGGAGACCCCGGTGGCCCACGAGGGCGGGCCGGAGCCCTGCTACCCCTCCGAGGTCGTCGTGGCCCCCGACGGGCGCTTCCTGTGGGTCGCCAACCGGGGACCCGACACCATCGCCACGCTCGCCCTCGACCCGGACGGCGGGCGCGCGGCGCTGGTCGCCGCCGTGGACTGCGGCGGCCACTGGCCCCGCCACCTCACCCTCGACCCCACCGGCCGGCGCCTGTACGCGGCCAACGAGCGCTCCGGCGACGTGACCTGGTTCGACGTGTACGAGGAGAGCGGCATCCCGCGCCGTGCCGGGTCCCTGGAGGCGCCCGCGGCCTCCTGCGTGCTCTTCGGCTGA
- a CDS encoding sirohydrochlorin chelatase, giving the protein MSSPTGPASGLPVRMPRPRQPGRHRRPEPVVAPEGAPALVLAVPGTPSSAVRALAEEVISIARSELPGLDARIGYLDSADAEYPTLDAVLAHTAAERTARYELALAAGQDVTAPDGPVAVVVPLLAGPDSALIRRVRQAVMDSRAAAELTDVLGPHPLLAEALHVRLSEAGLARADRARLFTVATAADGIILATVGGEEAVQAAGITGMLLAARLAVPVMAAALDQEGSIAAMAEQLRGSGSVQLAVAPYLIGPEVADGLLDAAAKEADCQAADPLGAYPAIGKLVLSQYAAALGITPQPQGSPVH; this is encoded by the coding sequence ATGAGCTCCCCCACTGGGCCCGCATCCGGCCTGCCTGTACGAATGCCGCGACCCCGCCAGCCCGGGCGGCACCGCCGCCCGGAACCGGTGGTCGCTCCCGAGGGCGCGCCCGCGCTCGTCCTCGCCGTTCCCGGTACTCCTTCCTCCGCCGTGCGCGCCCTGGCGGAGGAAGTCATCAGCATCGCGCGCTCCGAGCTGCCCGGCCTCGACGCCCGGATCGGCTACCTGGACAGCGCCGACGCCGAGTACCCCACGCTCGACGCCGTGCTCGCGCACACCGCCGCCGAGCGCACCGCCCGCTACGAGCTGGCCCTGGCCGCCGGTCAGGACGTGACCGCGCCCGACGGCCCCGTCGCCGTCGTCGTGCCGCTGCTCGCGGGCCCCGACAGCGCCCTGATCCGCCGGGTGCGCCAGGCCGTCATGGACAGCCGCGCCGCCGCCGAGCTGACCGATGTGCTCGGCCCGCACCCGCTGCTCGCCGAGGCCCTGCACGTGCGCCTCTCGGAGGCCGGGCTGGCCCGCGCCGACCGCGCCCGGCTGTTCACGGTCGCGACGGCCGCCGACGGCATCATCCTGGCCACCGTGGGCGGCGAGGAGGCCGTGCAGGCCGCCGGGATCACCGGCATGCTGCTGGCCGCCCGGCTGGCCGTGCCCGTGATGGCCGCCGCGCTCGACCAGGAGGGCTCCATCGCCGCCATGGCCGAGCAGCTGCGCGGCTCGGGCTCGGTGCAGCTCGCGGTCGCCCCGTACCTGATCGGCCCCGAGGTCGCGGACGGGCTGCTCGACGCCGCCGCGAAGGAGGCCGACTGCCAGGCCGCCGACCCGCTGGGCGCCTACCCGGCGATCGGCAAGCTGGTGCTCTCGCAGTACGCGGCCGCGCTGGGCATCACCCCGCAGCCGCAGGGTTCACCGGTGCACTGA
- a CDS encoding N-acetylglucosamine kinase, whose product MLGVDSGGSGVRFALGRADSGSGVRAGTAAPTVVSKEPVPTGPAGIDAGRLLEQLLPAVEELRARTGAEAVAAVAVGAAGMASLGDDLRARLPGALAGALGVRRLALAADGVTAYAGALGQRPGAVVAAGTGMIALGTDLTRWQRADGWGHLLGDCGGGAWIGRAGLEAALRDHDGRRGGSALLRERAEALFGPLPALPSVLYPRADRPAVLASFAPEVARCAPVDPVAAGILRAAARHIAESAAAVCPDGGADARAPLSPAGRSADASVSECEVALTGGLFGMGDPLLVPVREELAALRPGARTVSAAGDPLAGAVLIAAALARGELRLPHDPAMLRVTTEQDT is encoded by the coding sequence GTGCTGGGGGTCGACTCGGGCGGCTCCGGGGTGCGCTTCGCGCTCGGCCGGGCCGACTCCGGCTCCGGTGTGCGGGCGGGCACGGCGGCCCCGACGGTGGTGTCGAAGGAGCCGGTGCCGACCGGCCCCGCCGGGATCGACGCGGGGCGACTGCTGGAGCAACTGCTGCCCGCCGTAGAGGAGTTGCGGGCCCGGACCGGGGCTGAGGCGGTGGCGGCGGTGGCCGTGGGCGCGGCCGGGATGGCCTCGCTCGGCGACGACCTGCGGGCCCGGCTGCCCGGGGCGCTGGCCGGGGCGCTCGGGGTGCGCCGTCTCGCGCTGGCCGCCGACGGTGTGACGGCGTACGCGGGTGCGCTGGGGCAGCGGCCCGGCGCGGTGGTCGCCGCGGGCACCGGGATGATCGCGCTCGGCACGGATCTGACGCGGTGGCAGCGGGCCGACGGCTGGGGGCATCTGCTCGGCGACTGCGGTGGGGGCGCCTGGATCGGCCGGGCGGGCCTGGAGGCGGCGCTGCGCGACCACGACGGCAGGCGCGGCGGTTCGGCTCTGCTGCGCGAGCGGGCCGAGGCGCTGTTCGGTCCGCTGCCCGCGCTGCCGTCGGTGCTCTATCCACGAGCGGACCGGCCGGCCGTACTGGCGTCGTTCGCGCCCGAAGTGGCGCGCTGCGCACCGGTGGACCCGGTGGCGGCGGGCATCCTGCGCGCGGCTGCCCGGCACATCGCCGAGTCGGCTGCGGCGGTGTGCCCGGACGGGGGCGCGGACGCCCGGGCGCCCCTGTCCCCGGCGGGCCGGAGCGCGGACGCGAGTGTGAGCGAATGCGAAGTCGCGCTCACCGGCGGGCTGTTCGGGATGGGGGATCCGCTGCTCGTTCCGGTACGGGAGGAGCTGGCGGCGCTGCGGCCGGGTGCGCGGACGGTGTCCGCGGCGGGAGATCCGCTCGCCGGAGCCGTGCTGATCGCCGCCGCGCTGGCCCGGGGCGAGCTGCGACTGCCGCACGATCCGGCCATGTTGCGGGTCACGACAGAGCAGGACACTTGA
- a CDS encoding uracil-DNA glycosylase, giving the protein MAARPLKEIVEPGWADALEPVAGRIASMGDFLRQEIAEGRTYLPAGQHVLRAFQQPFQDVRVLIVGQDPYPTPGHAVGLSFSVAPEVRPLPGSLENIFREMNNDLGLPRPSNGDLTPWTRQGVLLLNRALTTAPRKPAAHRGKGWEEVTEQAIRALVARGTPLVSVLWGRDARNLRPLLGELPAIESAHPSPMSADRGFFGSRPFSRANDLLARQGAQPVDWRLP; this is encoded by the coding sequence GTGGCAGCACGACCGTTGAAAGAGATCGTCGAGCCCGGGTGGGCGGACGCTCTGGAGCCCGTGGCCGGACGGATCGCCTCGATGGGCGACTTCCTCCGCCAGGAGATCGCCGAGGGGCGCACCTACCTCCCGGCAGGACAGCACGTACTGAGGGCCTTCCAGCAGCCGTTCCAGGACGTACGGGTCCTGATCGTGGGCCAGGACCCGTATCCGACGCCGGGACACGCGGTGGGGCTGTCGTTCTCGGTCGCGCCCGAGGTGCGGCCGTTGCCGGGCAGTCTGGAGAACATCTTCCGCGAGATGAACAACGACCTGGGACTGCCCCGGCCGTCGAACGGGGACCTGACGCCGTGGACGCGGCAGGGCGTCCTCCTCCTGAACAGGGCGCTGACCACGGCGCCCCGCAAGCCCGCCGCGCACCGCGGCAAGGGCTGGGAAGAGGTGACCGAACAGGCCATCCGCGCGCTGGTGGCGCGCGGGACGCCGCTGGTGTCGGTGCTGTGGGGGCGCGACGCCCGTAATCTGCGGCCCCTGCTCGGCGAGCTTCCGGCGATCGAGTCGGCGCATCCGTCGCCGATGTCGGCGGACCGGGGGTTCTTCGGGTCGCGGCCCTTCAGCCGGGCCAATGACCTGCTGGCCCGGCAGGGCGCCCAGCCGGTCGACTGGCGTCTGCCGTGA
- a CDS encoding WD40/YVTN/BNR-like repeat-containing protein, with amino-acid sequence MTDVLLTVGTRKGLFIGRGHGGAWRFDGPHFNAQAVYSIAIDTRRTVPRLLVGGDSAHWGPSVFHSDDLGETWTEPPQPAVKFPEFTGRSLERVWQLHPAGPEAPDVVYAGTEPAALFRSEDGGVSFDLVRPLWEHPTRSRWVPGGGGEGLHTIVTDPRDARAVTVAVSTAGVFRTRDGGESWAPANRGVSAVFLPDQQPEFGQCVHKIAQDPADPDRLYLQNHWGVYRSDDGGGQWQDIGDGLPSTFGFAAATHPSRPDTAYVFPITADSDRVPAENRCRVFRTEDAGRSWDALSAGLPEGAHYGTVLRDALCTDDADPAGVYFGNRNGEVYASADDGDSWRLLASHLPDVLCVRAAVIRQ; translated from the coding sequence ATGACCGACGTACTGCTGACCGTGGGGACGCGCAAGGGACTGTTCATCGGCCGGGGGCATGGGGGCGCCTGGCGGTTCGACGGGCCGCACTTCAACGCCCAGGCGGTCTATTCGATCGCGATCGACACCCGGCGGACGGTGCCCAGACTGCTCGTCGGCGGCGACAGCGCGCACTGGGGACCCTCCGTCTTCCACTCGGACGACCTGGGCGAGACCTGGACCGAGCCGCCCCAACCGGCGGTGAAGTTCCCGGAGTTCACGGGCCGCTCGCTGGAGCGAGTATGGCAGCTGCACCCGGCGGGCCCGGAGGCGCCCGACGTGGTGTACGCGGGCACCGAGCCGGCCGCGCTGTTCCGCTCGGAGGACGGCGGGGTCTCCTTCGACCTGGTGCGCCCGCTGTGGGAGCACCCGACGCGGTCGCGGTGGGTGCCGGGCGGCGGGGGCGAGGGGCTGCACACGATCGTCACCGATCCCCGGGACGCCCGGGCGGTGACGGTGGCGGTGTCCACGGCGGGGGTGTTCCGCACCCGGGACGGCGGGGAGAGCTGGGCGCCCGCCAACCGGGGCGTGTCCGCGGTCTTCCTGCCCGACCAGCAGCCCGAGTTCGGCCAGTGCGTCCACAAGATCGCCCAGGACCCGGCCGACCCGGACCGGCTGTATCTGCAGAACCACTGGGGGGTCTACCGCAGCGACGACGGCGGGGGCCAGTGGCAGGACATCGGCGACGGCCTGCCCTCCACCTTCGGCTTCGCCGCGGCCACCCATCCCAGCCGCCCGGACACGGCGTACGTCTTCCCGATCACGGCCGACTCCGACCGGGTGCCCGCGGAGAACCGGTGCCGGGTCTTCCGTACCGAGGACGCGGGCCGCAGCTGGGACGCGCTGTCGGCGGGCCTGCCCGAGGGGGCGCACTACGGGACGGTGCTGCGCGACGCCCTGTGCACCGACGACGCGGACCCGGCGGGCGTGTACTTCGGCAACCGCAACGGGGAGGTGTACGCGAGCGCGGACGACGGCGACAGCTGGCGGTTGCTCGCTTCCCATCTGCCGGACGTCCTGTGCGTACGGGCGGCGGTGATCCGCCAGTAG
- a CDS encoding neutral/alkaline non-lysosomal ceramidase N-terminal domain-containing protein, whose amino-acid sequence MTRAGARGGAVPPAGPGTAFLAGRGIADITGEAAECGMLGYGKADQRTEGIHTRQRARAFAFADPAGRRALLVVCELPLMADSVVREVLRRLPEGYDAANVMLTATHTHCGPGGYFHHGLYNGTTGGFREATFRAITDGITEAARAAIDDLAPTVLRLARGELHDASANRSRRAFDRNPAADRAHFPDAVDPLTTLLTLERDGTLVGAVNWFATHNTSMTNRNRLISADNKGYAAYHWERLVAGADYLADSPPGLVTAFAQTNAADMSPNLGLAPGHGPTDDQFENTRIIGTRQYEAAAALRGQRIDGGIDTRTTYVNLSSVEVRPEHTGDGRTHRTSPPVGGAAAFAGAWVDGRGFKGFRPGANPLWDTVARRLVYPLAPALRDAQYPKAPVLPAGPVNRIRPMVQERAPLQLLRIGPLYLIGVPGEVTIVAGLRLRRTAAEILGTDLAHVLVAGYSNGYIHYVTTPEEYDAQEYEGGSTLFGRWELPALCQTVAELATALRDGTPVRRGLPEPPVPVRPRRRQRRPDAPHPGRAFGDLLSFALIGRRATASFVAAHPGNDLRRGGSYLSVERWTGEGWSRIADDGDWSTRLRWSRSGGATSVATVTWHAPADTPAGRYRLAYHGDTAKGPFTGVSEPFEINRVRPGPD is encoded by the coding sequence ATGACGCGGGCAGGGGCGCGCGGCGGCGCGGTGCCGCCCGCCGGGCCGGGCACCGCCTTCCTCGCCGGGCGGGGCATCGCCGACATCACCGGGGAGGCCGCCGAGTGCGGGATGCTCGGCTACGGCAAGGCCGACCAGCGCACCGAGGGCATCCACACCCGTCAGCGCGCCCGCGCCTTCGCCTTCGCGGACCCGGCGGGCCGCCGGGCGCTCCTGGTGGTGTGCGAGCTGCCCCTGATGGCGGACAGCGTCGTGCGCGAGGTACTGCGACGGCTGCCCGAGGGCTACGACGCGGCCAATGTGATGCTCACCGCCACCCACACCCACTGCGGCCCCGGCGGCTACTTCCACCACGGGCTCTACAACGGCACCACCGGCGGCTTCCGCGAGGCGACCTTCCGGGCGATCACCGACGGGATCACCGAGGCCGCCCGCGCCGCGATCGACGACCTGGCCCCGACCGTCCTGCGGCTGGCGCGGGGCGAACTGCACGACGCCAGCGCCAACCGCTCCCGCCGGGCCTTCGACCGCAATCCGGCCGCCGACCGGGCGCACTTCCCGGACGCCGTCGACCCGCTCACCACCCTGCTGACCCTGGAGCGGGACGGCACGCTCGTCGGCGCGGTCAACTGGTTCGCCACCCACAACACCAGCATGACCAACCGCAACCGCCTGATCAGCGCCGACAACAAGGGGTACGCAGCCTACCACTGGGAGCGGCTGGTGGCGGGCGCCGACTACCTGGCCGACTCCCCGCCCGGCCTCGTCACGGCCTTCGCCCAGACCAATGCCGCAGACATGTCCCCGAACCTGGGCCTGGCCCCGGGCCACGGCCCCACCGACGACCAGTTCGAGAACACCCGCATCATCGGCACCCGCCAGTACGAGGCCGCCGCCGCCCTGCGCGGACAGCGGATCGACGGCGGCATCGACACACGTACTACGTACGTGAACCTGTCGTCGGTCGAGGTCCGCCCCGAGCACACCGGGGACGGCCGCACCCACCGCACCTCACCGCCCGTCGGCGGCGCCGCCGCGTTCGCCGGGGCCTGGGTGGACGGGCGCGGCTTCAAGGGGTTCCGGCCCGGCGCCAACCCGCTGTGGGACACGGTGGCCCGGCGGCTCGTCTACCCGCTGGCACCCGCGCTGCGCGACGCCCAGTACCCCAAGGCGCCGGTCCTCCCGGCCGGGCCCGTCAACCGGATCCGCCCGATGGTCCAGGAACGCGCCCCGCTCCAGCTCCTGCGGATCGGGCCGCTGTACCTCATCGGCGTCCCCGGCGAGGTCACCATCGTGGCCGGACTGCGGCTGCGCCGGACGGCCGCGGAGATCCTCGGCACCGACCTGGCGCACGTACTGGTCGCCGGTTACAGCAACGGATACATCCACTACGTGACCACCCCCGAGGAGTACGACGCCCAGGAGTACGAGGGCGGCAGCACGCTCTTCGGGCGCTGGGAACTGCCCGCCCTCTGCCAGACCGTGGCGGAGCTCGCCACCGCCCTGCGCGACGGCACCCCCGTACGGCGGGGCCTCCCCGAGCCCCCGGTGCCGGTACGCCCCAGACGTCGCCAGCGGCGCCCGGACGCCCCGCACCCGGGCCGGGCCTTCGGGGATCTGCTCTCGTTCGCCCTGATCGGCCGCCGCGCCACGGCCTCCTTCGTGGCCGCCCACCCCGGCAACGACCTGCGCCGGGGCGGCAGTTACCTCTCGGTCGAACGGTGGACCGGCGAGGGGTGGTCGCGGATCGCGGACGACGGCGACTGGTCCACGCGCTTGCGCTGGTCGCGCTCGGGCGGAGCGACCTCGGTCGCCACGGTCACCTGGCACGCCCCCGCGGACACACCCGCGGGCCGCTACCGCCTCGCGTACCACGGGGACACGGCGAAGGGCCCGTTCACGGGGGTGAGCGAGCCCTTCGAGATCAACCGGGTCCGGCCGGGGCCGGATTGA
- a CDS encoding NADH:flavin oxidoreductase/NADH oxidase — translation MESAVSAASALFEPFTLRSVTFANRVWMAPMCQYSAEVFGPGAGVANDWHFAHYGARATGGTGLILVEATAVSPEGRISPADLGIWNDTQVEAFRRITAFLESQGTVPGIQIAHAGRKASTDRPWLGGAPIAPGDEEGWQPLGPSPVPFDTKHTTPTELTVDQIQEIVGQFADAARRALDAGFKVVEIHGAHGYLIGEFLSPHSNKRTDAYGGSFENRARFALEVTDAVRAVWPEELPLFFRISATDWLDEGGWEAGDTVRLAALLKEHGVDLLDVSTGGNASGVRIPVGPGYQVPFAARVKNESPLPVAAVGLITEPAQAEKILANGEADAVLLGRELLRNPSWARQAARELGGEVHVPDQYHRSV, via the coding sequence ATGGAGTCTGCCGTGTCTGCTGCAAGCGCCCTGTTCGAGCCGTTCACCCTGCGGTCCGTGACCTTCGCCAACCGGGTCTGGATGGCGCCGATGTGCCAGTACAGCGCCGAGGTGTTCGGCCCCGGCGCGGGCGTGGCGAACGACTGGCACTTCGCCCACTACGGCGCCCGCGCGACGGGCGGCACCGGCCTCATCCTGGTCGAGGCGACCGCGGTCTCCCCCGAGGGCCGCATCTCCCCCGCCGACCTCGGCATCTGGAACGACACGCAGGTGGAGGCGTTCCGGCGGATCACCGCGTTCCTGGAGTCGCAGGGCACCGTTCCCGGCATCCAGATAGCGCACGCGGGGCGCAAGGCGTCCACCGACCGCCCCTGGCTCGGCGGCGCGCCGATCGCCCCCGGGGACGAGGAGGGCTGGCAGCCGCTCGGCCCGAGCCCGGTCCCGTTCGACACGAAGCACACCACGCCGACCGAGCTGACCGTCGATCAGATCCAGGAGATCGTGGGCCAGTTCGCCGATGCCGCGCGCCGCGCCCTGGACGCCGGGTTCAAGGTCGTCGAGATCCACGGCGCCCACGGCTATCTGATCGGCGAGTTCCTCTCGCCGCACTCCAACAAGCGTACGGACGCGTACGGCGGCTCGTTCGAGAACCGTGCCCGGTTCGCGCTCGAAGTCACCGACGCCGTACGGGCGGTGTGGCCCGAGGAGCTGCCGCTGTTCTTCCGGATCTCGGCCACCGACTGGCTGGACGAGGGCGGCTGGGAGGCCGGCGACACCGTACGGCTGGCCGCCCTGCTCAAGGAGCACGGCGTGGACCTCCTCGACGTGTCGACCGGCGGGAACGCGTCGGGCGTGCGCATCCCGGTCGGCCCCGGCTACCAGGTGCCGTTCGCGGCCCGGGTCAAGAACGAGAGCCCGCTTCCCGTCGCCGCCGTCGGTCTGATCACCGAGCCCGCCCAGGCCGAGAAGATCCTGGCCAACGGCGAGGCGGACGCGGTCCTGCTGGGCCGTGAACTGCTGCGCAACCCGTCCTGGGCCCGGCAGGCGGCGCGTGAACTGGGCGGCGAGGTGCACGTGCCGGACCAGTACCACCGCTCGGTCTGA
- a CDS encoding ArsR/SmtB family transcription factor, with protein MRDEIRLEGVLHALSDPIRLSVVSDLAAAPAPGELSCSHFDLPVTKSTTTHHFRVLRESGVVQQTYRGTAKMNGLRRDDLEALFPGLLDRILEAAALQEGRDGGGER; from the coding sequence ATGCGCGACGAGATCCGTCTTGAGGGGGTCCTGCACGCCCTCTCCGACCCGATCCGGCTGTCCGTGGTCAGCGACCTCGCGGCAGCGCCCGCGCCCGGCGAACTCTCCTGCTCGCACTTCGACCTGCCGGTCACCAAGTCGACGACGACGCACCACTTCCGGGTGCTGCGCGAAAGCGGCGTGGTCCAGCAGACGTACCGGGGCACCGCCAAGATGAACGGCCTGCGCCGCGACGACCTCGAAGCGCTCTTCCCCGGCCTGCTCGACCGCATCCTGGAGGCGGCTGCGCTGCAGGAGGGGCGGGATGGTGGCGGGGAGAGGTGA
- a CDS encoding FAD-dependent oxidoreductase, giving the protein MLRIAVAGSGPSGVYTAQSLLAQSTVPGLRIDVLDRLPCPYGLVRYGVAPDHEKIKSLQNNLRTVLEDERISFYGNVQIGPGGVSTDRLLGLYHAVVYCVGAAADRRLGIPGEDLPGSCSATAFVSWYSAHPDAAADGFRLDWLTARSAVVIGAGNVAVDVARILSRGADELRPTDVPHAALDALASSAVREVHMTARRGPSQAKFTTKELRELGALPGAEVTVDGAELALDPAYLDPATLPAPVRRNVEVLRGWATAPAPASRREPPRVLRLRFFLRPVEILERDGRVGGVRFEHTAPDGSGGVRGTGTYEDVEAQLVLRAVGYLGVPLTGLPFDPATGTVPHAAGRVLRVGAPSPGEYVAGWIKRGPTGVIGTNRPCAKETVTSLLADAPTLALRPLTDEPLPALRQAGLRPVEWRGWLDIERAEAALGRSLGRGSVKIPDWEGLLAASRGGG; this is encoded by the coding sequence GTGCTGCGCATCGCCGTCGCCGGTTCCGGCCCCAGCGGGGTCTACACCGCCCAGTCCCTCCTCGCCCAGAGCACCGTCCCGGGACTGCGGATCGACGTCCTGGACCGGCTGCCCTGCCCCTACGGGCTGGTGCGGTACGGGGTGGCGCCGGACCACGAGAAGATCAAATCCCTCCAGAACAACCTGCGCACCGTCCTGGAGGACGAACGGATCAGCTTCTACGGGAACGTCCAGATCGGCCCCGGCGGCGTCTCCACCGACCGGCTGCTCGGGCTCTATCACGCGGTGGTCTACTGCGTGGGCGCGGCGGCCGACCGACGACTGGGCATCCCGGGCGAGGACCTGCCGGGCAGCTGCTCGGCGACCGCCTTCGTCTCCTGGTACAGCGCCCACCCCGACGCGGCGGCGGACGGCTTCCGCCTCGACTGGCTCACCGCCCGCTCGGCGGTGGTGATCGGCGCGGGGAACGTGGCCGTCGACGTGGCCCGCATCCTGTCGCGCGGCGCCGACGAACTGCGCCCCACCGACGTGCCGCACGCGGCGCTGGACGCACTGGCCTCCAGTGCGGTGCGCGAGGTGCACATGACCGCCCGGCGCGGCCCCTCGCAGGCCAAGTTCACCACCAAGGAGCTGCGGGAGCTGGGTGCGCTGCCGGGCGCCGAGGTCACGGTCGACGGCGCCGAACTGGCCCTGGACCCCGCCTACTTGGACCCCGCCACCCTGCCCGCCCCCGTACGCCGCAACGTCGAGGTGCTGCGCGGCTGGGCCACCGCACCGGCGCCCGCTTCGCGGCGCGAGCCGCCACGGGTCCTGCGGCTGAGGTTCTTCCTGCGCCCGGTGGAGATCCTGGAGCGGGACGGACGGGTGGGCGGCGTCCGCTTCGAGCACACGGCGCCGGACGGGTCCGGGGGCGTGCGCGGCACCGGGACGTACGAGGACGTCGAGGCCCAGCTGGTCCTGCGGGCCGTCGGATATCTGGGCGTCCCCCTGACCGGCCTCCCCTTCGACCCGGCGACCGGAACCGTGCCCCACGCCGCCGGGCGGGTACTGCGCGTCGGCGCGCCCTCGCCCGGCGAGTACGTGGCCGGCTGGATCAAACGCGGCCCGACCGGCGTGATCGGCACGAACCGCCCGTGCGCCAAGGAGACGGTGACGTCCCTGCTGGCGGACGCCCCGACCCTCGCCCTCCGCCCCCTCACGGACGAGCCCCTGCCCGCCCTCCGACAAGCGGGCCTGCGCCCGGTGGAGTGGCGCGGCTGGCTGGACATCGAACGCGCGGAGGCAGCGCTGGGCCGCTCGCTGGGCCGCGGCTCGGTCAAGATCCCGGACTGGGAGGGGCTGCTGGCGGCTTCGCGGGGCGGGGGGTGA
- a CDS encoding TetR/AcrR family transcriptional regulator, with the protein MSPRSASVNEELRRRSRERLLQATVELVAEHGYEATTLGDIADRAGSARGLVSYYFPGKRHLLQSAVHRVMHLTLHAGLEREPRTEDGRERLARAIDAILSLTEDHPVLMRAHMAGILQAEGFVQCPEQQRLAWLLRDTMERYGSQDVEADYPMLRALLMGAVFAALLPGAAMDVAKLRAELFQRFDLEWELGAPPPQGKPRSLP; encoded by the coding sequence ATGTCCCCGCGCAGCGCATCGGTCAACGAAGAGTTGCGCCGACGTTCCCGTGAACGGCTGCTCCAGGCGACCGTGGAGCTGGTGGCCGAGCACGGCTACGAGGCGACGACCCTCGGCGACATCGCCGACCGGGCCGGTTCGGCACGCGGCCTGGTCTCGTACTACTTCCCCGGCAAGCGGCACCTGCTCCAGTCGGCCGTCCACCGGGTCATGCACCTGACCCTGCACGCGGGCCTGGAGCGGGAGCCGCGGACCGAGGACGGCCGGGAGCGGCTGGCGCGGGCCATCGACGCCATACTGAGCCTCACCGAGGACCACCCCGTCCTGATGCGCGCCCACATGGCGGGGATCCTCCAGGCCGAGGGGTTCGTCCAGTGCCCCGAGCAGCAGCGGCTGGCCTGGCTGCTGCGCGACACCATGGAGCGGTACGGCTCGCAGGACGTCGAGGCCGACTACCCGATGCTGCGCGCGCTCCTGATGGGCGCGGTCTTCGCGGCGCTGCTGCCCGGCGCCGCGATGGACGTGGCCAAACTGCGGGCCGAACTGTTCCAGCGGTTCGACCTGGAGTGGGAGCTGGGCGCCCCGCCGCCGCAGGGGAAACCGCGCTCCCTCCCCTGA